The genomic segment CGGACGCGGGACGGGCCGGTTCGAGGCGAAGACGTCGGTCGTCTCGCAGATGTTCCCGACGACCTCGACCCAGGCATCGGGGGCGTCGGGGGCCGTCAGGTTCGCGATGCGGTGGTAGGCGCCGTAGAGGGCGGGGCGGAGCAGATGGTTCATTCCCGTGTCGAGGCCGACGAAGGTCAGCCCCCCCGACTCCTTGATACCGACCACCTCCGCGACGAGCCAGCCGCACGGCGCGACGAGGTAGCGTCCCGGCTCGATCCACGCGGTCAGGGTGCGCCCGGTCTCCCGCTCGAAGGCGTCGAGGCGCGCCGCCATCCCGTCGCGCCACGCGGCGAGGTCCATCTCGCGGTCGCCGCCGCGGTACGCGACCCCGAATCCTCCGCCGAAGTCGATCGTGCGGATCGAGGGGATCGCCCGCGCGCGCTCGAGCAGGCGGTCGGCGGCGGCGTGAAGCGGCGCGGGATCGACGATTCCGGAGCCGATGTGCGCCTGGAGGCCGCCGACGACGAGGCCGGCCGCCTCGGCGTCGGCGAGCGCGCCGGGGAGGTCGTCGAGCGCGAGGCCGAACTTGCTGTGCGAGCCCCCCGTCACGACGTGGGCGTGGTGGCCGTCCCCGACGCCGGGGTTCACCCGCAGGAGAATCGACGCGCCGGGGGCGAGGGCGCCCACCCGCCTGATGTCCGAGCGGGAGCCGAGCGCCACGCGCACCCCGCGGCGCAACGCATCGGCGAAGTGCGCGGGGCGGGCGTTCGTCGCGGAGAGGAGGATCGAGCCGGGCTCGTGCCCGCACGCGAGGGCGCGCGCGACCTCTCCGGGCGAGGCGCATTCGATCCCGACGCCGAGCTCGTGGAGCTTGCGGAGGATCGCGGGGTGCGCGTTCGCCTTGCACGCGTACAGCAGGCGCGCGTCGGGGTGGGGGAGATGCGCCTTCACGCGGCGCGCGCGCTCGGCGATCGCGTCGAGGTCGTAGACGTAAAGCGGCGTGCCGTGGCGACGCGCGAGCTCGGCGAGGCTTGGGCCCGAGACGGGCCCTGGGACTTCGCGCTCGGCGCCGGAGGCGGCGGCGCGTCCCTCGAGCTCCTCGAACGACTCGCCGAAGATCTCCGCCGGGAGCGAGCCGCGAAAGAAGGCCTCGTGGAGCTGGCGCAACGCGGCGTCCACCTCCTCGTCCGGGAGGACGACGCTGAGGTTGATCGCCGAGGCCCCCTGGGTGATCAGGCGCACGCGCGAGGAGCGGATCGCGCGGAAGACCTCCGCCGCGATCGACGCCCGTCCGCGCATCCCCTCGCCGACGAGGCAGACGACCGCGAGCCCCCGCTCGACCTCGACCTTCGCGAACGCGGAGAGGGCCTCGACGATCGCGTCGAGGCGCCGGTCGTCGTCGATCGTCAGCGAGACCGACACCTCCGAGGTCGCGAGCAGGTCGACCGGCGTGCGATGGGCGTCGAAGACGTTGAAGATCCGGGCGAGGAAGCCGTGGGCCATGAGCATCCGCGTGGAGACGACGTGGACGAGGACGATGCGTCGCTTGTCGGCGATCGCCTTGACCACGAACCGGTCGTCGGGGGGCGCGACCGGGCGGGAGACGATCGTCGTGCCGTCCCCACCGGGGCGCCGCGCGTTGAGGACCTTCACCGGGATCGAGGTCTCGACCGCGGGGAGCAGGGTCGCGGGGTGGAGCACCTTCGCGCCGAAATACGCGAGCTCGCTGGCCTCGTCGAAGCTGAGCAGCCGGACGCGGCGCGCCCCCGGGACGATCCTCGGGTTCGCGGTGAGCACGCCGTCGACGTCGGTCCAGATCTCGATCCGCGAGGCGCCGAGGGCCGCGCCGAACAGCGACGCCGAGTAGTCGGAGCCGCCGCGGCCGAGGAGCGTCATGCGGCCGGTGTCGTCGGAGCCGATGAACCCCTGGGTCACGACGATCCGCCCCGGAGCGCAGTGCGGAGCGAGCCGCTCGCGGGCGAGGCGATGGATCTCCGGGATCACCGCCGGGTCCTTCTCGGGGTCGGTCCCCGCGGTCCGGATCACCGTCCGCGCGTCGAACCAGGTCGCGCCGAGCCTTTGCGCCAGGATGCGGCTGGAGAGCAGCTCCCCGGCGCCGACGAAGCGGGCCCGCACGTTGGGGGAGGCGTCGCCGAGGAGGACGATCCCCTGGCGGATCGACTCGAGCTCGGCGAGGGTTTCCTCGACGTCGACACCGAAGGCGCGGTGCCGCCCCGCGATCGCGTCGAGCTCGCGTTTCGACCCGGCCTGGTCGCCCCGCAGGGCCGCGTCGAGCACCGCGATCAGGCCGTCCGAGACCTTCGCGAGGGCCGAGACGACGACGAGCGGTCCCTCCCCGACGCGATCCCGCACGATGGCCGCGAGGCGCTCCTGCGCCGCTTCGTCCTGGACCGACGTTCCTCCGAATTTGCAGACGATCATGCGCGGGATGATAAATGGGGACAGCAACCTATTTCGGAAACGGGGAAATTAGGGACAGTCCCTCTTTTCAGACCCGTGAATTCGAGGCTCCCACGCAGCTACAAACTCATGGGTTTGACCCCTTCTGGCAAACCTGCCTGAAAAGAGGGACTGTCCCTAATTTCCCCGTTTCCGAAATAGGTTGCTGTCCCCATTTATGATCCCAGGTATGCCGCTTTTCGAGATCGACTCCGCGTTCACCCCGACCGGCGACCAGCCGGGAGCGATCGAGGCCCTGACGAAGGGGATCGCGCAGGGGCGGCGCGATCAGGTCCTGCTCGGCGTCACGGGCTCCGGGAAGACCTTCACGATCGCCAACCTCGTCCAGCGCACGCAGCGGCCGACGCTCGTGCTCGCGCCGAACAAGACCCTCGCCGCGCAGCTCTACCAGGAGTTCGCCCGCCTGTTTCCGCGCAACGCGGTCCACTACTTCGTCTCGTATTACGACTACTACCAGCCGGAGGCGTACGTCCCCCAGTCGGACACCTTCATCGAGAAGGAATCGACGATCAACGAGGAGATCGACCGCATGCGCCACGCGGCGACCCGGGCGCTGTTCGAGCGGCGCGACGTGCTGATCGTCGCGAGCGTCTCGTGCATCTACGGCCTGGGCTCCCCGGAGGCCTACCACGGGATGATGCTGCTCCTCGAGACCGGGCACGAGCTCGACCGCGACGTGGCGCTCCGGAAGCTCGTGGAGATCCAGTACCAGCGCACCAACGCCGACCTCGCGCGCGGGAGCTTCCGGGTGCGCGGCGACGTCCTCGAGATCTGGCCGTCGTATTCGGAGGAGGCCCTGCGCGTCGAGTTCTGGGGGGAGACGATCGAGAAGATCGGACGACTCGACCCGGTCCGGGGCAAGGTGATCGACGTGCTCGACCGCCACCCCGTCTACCCGAACTCGCACTACGTCACCCCTCGCGAGGTCACCCTGCGCGCGATGCAGGCCATCAAGGAGGAGCTCGCCGCGCGGGTCCCCGAGCTCGAGGCGCAGGGAAAACTCCTCGAGGCCCAGCGCCTCGCGCAGCGCACGACGTTCGACCTCGAGATGATGCAGGAGGTCGGGTACTGCCACGGGATCGAGAACTACTCGCGCCACTTCACCGGGCGCGCGGCGGGGGAGCCGCCCCCGACCCTCATGGACTACTTTCCGAAGGACGCGCTCCTGGTCGTCGACGAGTCCCACGTGACCGTCCCGCAGGTGCGCGGGATGTACCACGGCGACCAGTCGCGCAAACGCACCCTCGTCGACTACGGCTTCCGGCTCCCGTCGGCCCTCGACAACCGCCCGCTCAAGTTCGAGGAGTTCGACGCGGTGCGCGGCCAGGCGGTCTACGTGTCCGCCACCCCCGGCGACTACGAGCTGCGCCTGGCCGGCGGCGAGGTCGTCGAGCAGGTGGTGCGCCCCACCGGGCTCGTGGACCCGACCGCGATCCTGCGTCCCATCGAGGGGCAGGTGGACGACCTCCTGCGCGAGATCCGCGACCGGGTCGCGCGCCAGGAGCGCGTGCTCGTCACGACGCTCACCAAGCGGATGGCCGAGGACCTCACCGAGTACTACCGCGAGGTCGGCGTGAAGGTCGAGTACCTGCACTCCGACGTCGAGACCCTCGAGCGCGTGCGCATCCTGCGCGACCTGCGTCTGGGGACCTTCGACGTTCTCGTCGGCGTCAACCTCCTTCGCG from the Candidatus Polarisedimenticolaceae bacterium genome contains:
- the lysA gene encoding diaminopimelate decarboxylase, producing MIVCKFGGTSVQDEAAQERLAAIVRDRVGEGPLVVVSALAKVSDGLIAVLDAALRGDQAGSKRELDAIAGRHRAFGVDVEETLAELESIRQGIVLLGDASPNVRARFVGAGELLSSRILAQRLGATWFDARTVIRTAGTDPEKDPAVIPEIHRLARERLAPHCAPGRIVVTQGFIGSDDTGRMTLLGRGGSDYSASLFGAALGASRIEIWTDVDGVLTANPRIVPGARRVRLLSFDEASELAYFGAKVLHPATLLPAVETSIPVKVLNARRPGGDGTTIVSRPVAPPDDRFVVKAIADKRRIVLVHVVSTRMLMAHGFLARIFNVFDAHRTPVDLLATSEVSVSLTIDDDRRLDAIVEALSAFAKVEVERGLAVVCLVGEGMRGRASIAAEVFRAIRSSRVRLITQGASAINLSVVLPDEEVDAALRQLHEAFFRGSLPAEIFGESFEELEGRAAASGAEREVPGPVSGPSLAELARRHGTPLYVYDLDAIAERARRVKAHLPHPDARLLYACKANAHPAILRKLHELGVGIECASPGEVARALACGHEPGSILLSATNARPAHFADALRRGVRVALGSRSDIRRVGALAPGASILLRVNPGVGDGHHAHVVTGGSHSKFGLALDDLPGALADAEAAGLVVGGLQAHIGSGIVDPAPLHAAADRLLERARAIPSIRTIDFGGGFGVAYRGGDREMDLAAWRDGMAARLDAFERETGRTLTAWIEPGRYLVAPCGWLVAEVVGIKESGGLTFVGLDTGMNHLLRPALYGAYHRIANLTAPDAPDAWVEVVGNICETTDVFASNRPVPRPEEGHLLAILDAGAYGFVMASTYNLWPLPKEVVVAGGAELPD
- the uvrB gene encoding excinuclease ABC subunit UvrB — protein: MPLFEIDSAFTPTGDQPGAIEALTKGIAQGRRDQVLLGVTGSGKTFTIANLVQRTQRPTLVLAPNKTLAAQLYQEFARLFPRNAVHYFVSYYDYYQPEAYVPQSDTFIEKESTINEEIDRMRHAATRALFERRDVLIVASVSCIYGLGSPEAYHGMMLLLETGHELDRDVALRKLVEIQYQRTNADLARGSFRVRGDVLEIWPSYSEEALRVEFWGETIEKIGRLDPVRGKVIDVLDRHPVYPNSHYVTPREVTLRAMQAIKEELAARVPELEAQGKLLEAQRLAQRTTFDLEMMQEVGYCHGIENYSRHFTGRAAGEPPPTLMDYFPKDALLVVDESHVTVPQVRGMYHGDQSRKRTLVDYGFRLPSALDNRPLKFEEFDAVRGQAVYVSATPGDYELRLAGGEVVEQVVRPTGLVDPTAILRPIEGQVDDLLREIRDRVARQERVLVTTLTKRMAEDLTEYYREVGVKVEYLHSDVETLERVRILRDLRLGTFDVLVGVNLLREGLDLPEVSLVAILDADKEGYLRSEGALIQTIGRAARHLNGTAILYADKMTDSMRRALDETNRRREIQLAYNREHGITPESVRRAVDDLMGTPIAADYSTVSLDKEADEEVFDDEAALEKEIARLEKAMRKAADRLDFEEAAGHRDRIRYLREKAILA